A single Streptomyces sannanensis DNA region contains:
- a CDS encoding nuclear transport factor 2 family protein: MAEHPDCALVRRAYEAFGKGDLDTVGSLMTDDVVHHVPGNNTLSGHHTGRAAVLNLYRETGELTDDTMRVELENVLTDGRGHVMTVHKSFGDHGDRGIEIHEGFFITVVEGKMTDIVECTQDVDEKNAFWGS, encoded by the coding sequence ATGGCTGAGCACCCCGACTGCGCCCTGGTACGCCGGGCCTACGAGGCTTTCGGCAAGGGTGATCTCGACACCGTCGGCTCCCTCATGACGGACGACGTCGTGCACCACGTGCCCGGGAACAACACGCTCTCCGGACATCACACCGGCAGGGCGGCCGTCCTGAACCTGTACCGGGAGACCGGCGAGCTGACGGACGACACCATGCGGGTCGAGCTCGAGAACGTGCTCACCGACGGCCGCGGCCACGTCATGACCGTCCACAAGAGCTTCGGCGACCACGGCGACCGCGGGATCGAGATCCACGAGGGATTCTTCATCACGGTCGTCGAGGGGAAGATGACCGACATCGTCGAGTGCACCCAGGACGTCGACGAGAAGAACGCCTTCTGGGGCAGTTGA
- a CDS encoding ABC transporter permease, producing MTALARMTALGRAELTLLGRNRTALFTALALPALMTFSFSTAVREMDLEAAGLTAATVLLPGSIVLVLLFAVYSTLTGAYVARREELVLKRLRTGELSDLEILAGTALPAVVTGLAQCVLLAVGGALALDAPAPASPLLMIAGVVLGMTLVVALAAASSGLTRTSETAQLTVLPLVLVSALGSGVVAPLELFPDRLASALELLPMSPVVALIRDGWTGGADAGESLKHLAVGLAWALITVFAVRRWFRWEPRR from the coding sequence ATGACCGCCCTGGCACGCATGACCGCCCTCGGACGCGCCGAACTGACGCTGCTCGGACGCAACAGGACGGCGCTGTTCACAGCGCTGGCCCTGCCCGCGCTGATGACCTTCAGCTTCAGCACCGCGGTGCGGGAGATGGATCTCGAAGCCGCCGGGCTGACCGCCGCGACCGTGCTGCTGCCCGGCTCCATCGTGCTGGTGCTGCTCTTCGCCGTGTACTCGACCCTCACCGGCGCGTATGTGGCCCGCCGCGAGGAGCTGGTGCTCAAGCGGCTGCGTACCGGAGAGCTGTCCGACCTGGAGATCCTCGCCGGAACCGCGCTGCCCGCCGTGGTCACCGGACTCGCCCAGTGCGTGCTGCTGGCGGTCGGCGGCGCCCTGGCCCTGGACGCGCCCGCGCCCGCCAGTCCGCTACTGATGATCGCCGGCGTGGTGCTCGGCATGACGCTCGTCGTGGCACTGGCCGCCGCGTCCTCGGGCCTCACCCGCACCTCGGAGACCGCGCAGCTCACCGTGCTGCCGCTGGTCCTGGTGTCGGCGCTGGGCTCCGGGGTGGTCGCCCCGCTGGAGCTGTTCCCGGACCGGCTCGCCTCGGCTCTGGAGCTGCTGCCCATGTCACCCGTGGTCGCGCTCATACGCGACGGCTGGACCGGCGGCGCGGACGCGGGCGAGAGCCTCAAGCACCTCGCGGTAGGCCTGGCCTGGGCTCTGATCACGGTGTTTGCTGTACGCAGGTGGTTCCGCTGGGAGCCGCGGCGCTGA
- a CDS encoding ABC transporter ATP-binding protein — MTDVIEAEGLRRTYRGGFEAVRGISFSVAPGELFALLGTNGAGKTSTVELLEGLAPPGGGAVRVLGHDPYRERAAVRPRIGVMLQEGGFPSDLTVTETVRMWAGCTSGARPVGEALELVGLTGRAGTRVKLLSGGEKRRLDLALALLGRPEVLFLDEPTTGLDAEGRRETWKLVRELRDSGTTVLLTTHYLEEAEQLADRLAILHQGRIAAEGRVADVVAGRPARISFDLPDGYHLGDLPPLGQLGVTDHESVGRTVRLRTNALQESATGLLLWAQRAGVELRGLDVRSASLEEAFLEIAKEEKEQTA; from the coding sequence ATGACCGATGTGATCGAAGCCGAGGGGCTGCGGCGCACCTACCGGGGCGGCTTCGAGGCCGTCCGCGGAATCTCCTTCTCCGTGGCACCCGGCGAACTCTTCGCCCTGCTCGGAACGAACGGCGCCGGCAAGACCTCCACCGTCGAGCTCCTCGAGGGCCTCGCCCCGCCTGGCGGGGGCGCGGTACGGGTGCTGGGGCACGACCCGTACCGCGAACGGGCCGCCGTACGTCCGCGGATCGGAGTAATGCTCCAGGAAGGCGGCTTCCCCTCCGACCTCACCGTCACCGAGACCGTCCGCATGTGGGCCGGGTGCACCAGTGGGGCGCGTCCGGTCGGCGAGGCCCTGGAGCTGGTGGGGCTCACGGGCCGGGCCGGCACCCGCGTGAAGCTGCTCTCCGGCGGCGAGAAACGGCGCCTGGACCTGGCGCTCGCCCTGCTCGGCCGGCCCGAGGTGCTCTTCCTCGACGAGCCGACGACCGGACTCGACGCCGAAGGACGCCGCGAAACCTGGAAGCTGGTGCGCGAACTGCGCGACTCCGGCACCACCGTGCTGCTCACCACGCACTATCTGGAGGAGGCCGAGCAGCTCGCCGACCGGCTGGCGATCCTGCACCAGGGCCGCATCGCGGCCGAGGGCCGGGTGGCGGACGTGGTCGCCGGACGGCCCGCGCGGATCTCCTTCGACCTGCCGGACGGCTACCACCTCGGCGATCTTCCCCCGCTCGGACAACTCGGCGTCACCGACCACGAGTCGGTCGGCCGGACCGTACGCCTGCGGACGAACGCTCTGCAAGAGTCGGCCACCGGGCTGCTGTTGTGGGCCCAGCGGGCCGGAGTGGAGCTGCGCGGCCTGGATGTGCGGTCGGCGTCGCTGGAGGAGGCGTTCCTGGAGATCGCGAAGGAAGAGAAGGAGCAGACCGCATGA
- a CDS encoding sensor histidine kinase: protein MLGPIRSWQRRSKIEKVELYTRFTYYALPWFLCLGWGVLPLTDVEHRPLPLALAGTLTLIWIVQCVVTRRALGESLDHYLGRAPFPVRRLTVSAVLMGLALVAVAALVAVDGIQDPTAVLGVLFLPMPFALPYCMAVRIRVYAAVYAGITAAAIAALAAAGADGTTLVVLLPTMAGGCLMALGTSRPGAWTLGVMCQLDEARDVQARLAVAEERLRFGRDLHDVLGRNLAVIALKSELAVQLARRERPEAVEQMIEVQRIARESQREVRDVVRGYREADLRVELDGARGVLEAAGINCEVDSGDASSLPPNIQSALAWVVREATTNALRHGDARRCEVRFSVTDTHAALVVENDGADATRSGPSGSGLTGLRERLAALDGTLEAGRAAPDVFRVTAKVPVPDLVQ from the coding sequence GTGCTGGGACCGATACGCAGCTGGCAGCGGCGAAGCAAGATCGAGAAGGTCGAGCTCTACACGCGCTTCACGTACTACGCCCTCCCCTGGTTCCTGTGCCTGGGCTGGGGCGTCCTGCCGCTGACCGATGTGGAACACCGCCCCCTCCCCCTCGCCCTGGCCGGGACGCTGACCCTCATCTGGATCGTCCAGTGCGTGGTCACCCGGCGCGCCCTCGGTGAGTCGCTGGACCACTATCTGGGCCGGGCGCCGTTTCCGGTGCGCCGGCTGACCGTCTCGGCGGTACTGATGGGGCTCGCCCTGGTGGCCGTCGCCGCTCTGGTGGCAGTGGACGGCATCCAGGACCCCACGGCCGTCCTGGGGGTGCTCTTCCTCCCGATGCCCTTCGCCCTGCCGTACTGCATGGCCGTACGGATACGGGTGTACGCGGCCGTGTACGCGGGCATCACCGCGGCCGCGATCGCCGCGCTGGCCGCGGCGGGAGCGGACGGCACCACCCTGGTCGTCCTGCTGCCGACGATGGCCGGTGGCTGCCTCATGGCCCTCGGCACCTCACGGCCCGGGGCCTGGACGCTGGGCGTGATGTGCCAGCTCGACGAGGCCCGGGACGTACAGGCGCGACTGGCGGTCGCGGAGGAGCGACTGCGGTTCGGCCGCGACCTGCACGACGTACTGGGCCGGAACCTGGCCGTGATCGCCCTCAAGAGCGAACTCGCCGTGCAACTCGCCCGGCGGGAACGCCCCGAGGCCGTGGAGCAGATGATCGAGGTGCAGCGGATCGCGCGGGAGTCCCAGCGCGAGGTACGGGACGTGGTGCGCGGCTACCGCGAGGCCGACCTGAGGGTGGAACTGGACGGCGCCCGGGGCGTGTTGGAGGCGGCCGGCATCAACTGCGAGGTGGACTCCGGCGATGCCTCGTCCCTGCCGCCGAACATCCAGTCGGCCCTGGCCTGGGTCGTCCGCGAGGCGACGACGAACGCGCTCCGGCACGGGGATGCGCGCCGGTGCGAGGTCCGCTTCTCGGTGACGGACACGCACGCGGCCCTGGTGGTCGAGAACGACGGCGCCGACGCAACCCGCTCGGGTCCGTCCGGCTCGGGCCTCACGGGCCTACGCGAACGCCTGGCAGCCCTGGACGGCACACTCGAAGCGGGCCGCGCGGCCCCGGACGTCTTCCGCGTCACGGCGAAGGTGCCGGTGCCGGACCTTGTTCAGTGA
- the purQ gene encoding phosphoribosylformylglycinamidine synthase subunit PurQ, which translates to MTTRIGVVTFPGTLDDRDSLRAVRIAGAEPVSLWHRDKDLKQVDAVVLAGGFSYGDYLRAGAISRFSPVMETIIDQAKAGMPVLGICNGFQVLTEAHLLPGAMLRNNHLHFICRDQRLRVETDKTAWTADYTAGQEIQIPLKNMDGRYVADERTLDMLEAEGRVAFRYLARGEAADGYGNPNGSLRDIAGITNEAGNVVGLMPHPEHAVEPLVGTGRTDGLGFFTSILKKLVNA; encoded by the coding sequence GTGACCACTCGTATCGGAGTCGTCACGTTCCCGGGTACGCTCGACGACCGGGACAGTCTTCGAGCCGTCCGCATCGCGGGCGCCGAGCCGGTCTCGCTGTGGCACCGCGACAAGGACCTCAAGCAGGTCGACGCGGTCGTACTGGCCGGAGGCTTCTCCTACGGCGACTATCTGCGCGCCGGTGCCATCTCCCGCTTCTCGCCGGTGATGGAGACGATCATCGACCAGGCCAAGGCGGGTATGCCGGTCCTCGGTATCTGCAACGGCTTCCAGGTCCTCACCGAGGCCCATCTGCTGCCCGGTGCGATGCTGCGCAACAACCACCTGCACTTCATCTGCCGCGACCAGAGGCTGCGCGTGGAGACGGACAAGACGGCCTGGACCGCCGACTACACCGCCGGCCAGGAGATCCAGATCCCGCTCAAGAACATGGACGGCCGTTACGTCGCCGACGAGCGGACCCTGGACATGCTGGAGGCCGAGGGCCGGGTCGCGTTCCGCTACCTGGCCCGCGGCGAGGCCGCTGATGGATACGGCAACCCCAACGGCTCGCTCCGCGACATCGCCGGTATCACCAACGAGGCCGGCAACGTCGTCGGCCTGATGCCGCACCCCGAGCACGCCGTCGAGCCGCTCGTCGGCACGGGCCGCACCGACGGCCTCGGATTCTTCACCTCGATCTTGAAGAAGCTGGTCAACGCCTGA
- a CDS encoding maleylpyruvate isomerase family mycothiol-dependent enzyme: protein MPAARKRTRRYDSAKIRAAVLAQFEHVRAAVLTLTPEQLALPTRLGGWTVRDLATHLTVAVESISRNIDRPEPPKQEVTLMEWPFATAAVAGKVRDDTRKIAAEWELDELYTRVAARIAERLPATPDQRLIQARVGAMPLGDFLVTRTVELVVHTDDLNAATGLDIPFDRQALAACTRLLADALAVKAPGGAVEVRIPPYAVVQCVEGPRHTRGTPPNVVETDPLTWIRLATGRTEWAAALDEARVSASGERADLSGLLPVMT from the coding sequence ATGCCAGCTGCCAGGAAGCGCACCCGCAGGTATGACTCCGCCAAGATCAGGGCCGCGGTGCTCGCCCAGTTCGAGCATGTACGCGCGGCCGTCCTGACCCTGACGCCGGAACAGCTCGCACTGCCCACCAGGCTCGGGGGCTGGACCGTCCGCGATCTCGCCACCCATCTCACCGTGGCCGTCGAGAGCATCAGCCGGAACATCGACCGGCCCGAGCCGCCGAAGCAGGAAGTCACCCTGATGGAGTGGCCGTTCGCGACCGCGGCGGTCGCCGGGAAGGTCCGTGACGACACCAGGAAGATCGCCGCCGAATGGGAGCTCGACGAGCTGTACACCCGGGTCGCCGCCCGGATCGCCGAGCGGCTGCCCGCCACCCCGGACCAGCGGCTGATCCAGGCCCGCGTCGGCGCCATGCCCCTCGGCGACTTCCTGGTCACCCGCACGGTGGAGCTCGTCGTCCACACCGACGACCTGAACGCCGCGACCGGCCTGGACATCCCCTTCGACCGCCAGGCGCTCGCCGCCTGCACCCGGCTGCTGGCCGACGCCCTCGCCGTGAAGGCGCCCGGCGGCGCCGTCGAGGTCCGTATCCCGCCGTACGCCGTGGTCCAGTGCGTCGAGGGACCCCGGCACACCCGCGGCACCCCGCCCAATGTCGTCGAGACCGACCCGCTGACCTGGATCCGGCTCGCCACGGGCCGTACGGAATGGGCCGCGGCCCTCGACGAGGCCCGGGTCAGCGCGAGCGGGGAGCGGGCCGATCTGTCCGGGCTGCTTCCGGTGATGACCTAG
- a CDS encoding Lsr2 family protein, translated as MAQRVVVTLFDDIDGGEAAETVMFGLDGKSYEIDLNDANAMKLREALAPYVAAGRKKSSQASHSGKAYRHTSLAPDPAAVRAWARSHQMDVPTRGRIPKKVFEAFNAAH; from the coding sequence GTGGCTCAGCGCGTAGTGGTCACGCTCTTCGACGACATCGACGGCGGAGAGGCGGCGGAAACGGTCATGTTCGGCCTCGACGGGAAGTCGTACGAGATCGACCTCAATGACGCCAATGCAATGAAACTGCGCGAGGCGCTTGCCCCGTACGTCGCAGCCGGCCGCAAGAAGTCGTCCCAGGCGTCACACTCCGGCAAGGCCTACCGGCACACCTCCCTGGCCCCGGACCCGGCGGCCGTCCGCGCCTGGGCCCGCTCGCACCAGATGGACGTGCCCACACGTGGCCGGATCCCGAAGAAGGTCTTCGAGGCCTTCAACGCCGCCCACTGA
- the purL gene encoding phosphoribosylformylglycinamidine synthase subunit PurL — protein sequence MTLDTVKHATETPDVEQPWAELGLKQDEYDRIREILGRRPTGAELAMYSVMWSEHCSYKSSKVHLKQFGEKAPENDALLVGIGENAGVVDVGQGYAVTFKVESHNHPSYIEPYQGAATGVGGIVRDILAMGARPVAVMDPLRFGAADHPDTKRVLPGVVAGIGGYGNCLGLPNIGGEVVFDSCYQGNPLVNALCVGVMKHEDIHLAKASGPGNKVILYGARTGGDGIGGVSVLASETFDDTKPTKRPAVQVGDPFQEKLLIECTLEVFKEKLVAGIQDLGGAGLSCATSELASAGSGGMRIELDTVPLRDATLSPEEILMSESQERMCAIVEPQHVDRFMEICEKWDVIATVIGEVTDGERLEIFWHGEQIVDVPPGTVAHEGPTYHRPYARPDWQDALQADDAGKLPRPQNADELREQVLKLVAHPNQASKSWITDQYDRFVQGNTILAQPEDSGMVRIDEETNLGVAVATDGNGRYAKLDPYTGAQLALAEAYRNVAASGAKPLAISDCLNFGSPEDPAVMWQFAEATRGLADGCQVLGTPVTGGNVSLYNQTGDIAIHPTPVVAVLGVIDDVTRRTPIAFKEEGQLLYLLGDTREEFGGSAWSEVVHNHLGGLPPKVDLDREKLLGEILISASRDGMIDAAHDLSDGGLIQAVTESCLRGGKGARLVVPDGLDTFTFLFSESAGRAVVAVPRSEEVRFNDMCGARGLPATRIGVVDGESVEVQGEFGIPLSELRDAHEAAIPALLA from the coding sequence ATGACTCTGGACACCGTCAAGCACGCAACCGAGACGCCGGATGTCGAGCAGCCCTGGGCCGAGCTGGGCCTGAAGCAGGACGAGTACGACCGCATCCGGGAGATCCTCGGCCGCCGCCCGACCGGCGCCGAGCTCGCCATGTACTCCGTCATGTGGTCCGAGCACTGCTCCTACAAGAGCAGCAAGGTCCACCTGAAGCAGTTCGGCGAGAAGGCCCCCGAGAACGATGCCCTCCTCGTCGGCATCGGCGAGAACGCCGGTGTCGTCGACGTCGGCCAGGGCTACGCGGTCACCTTCAAGGTCGAGTCGCACAACCACCCGTCGTACATCGAGCCCTACCAGGGCGCCGCCACCGGCGTCGGCGGCATCGTCCGCGACATCCTCGCCATGGGTGCCCGCCCGGTCGCCGTCATGGACCCGCTGCGCTTCGGCGCCGCGGACCACCCCGACACCAAGCGCGTCCTGCCGGGCGTCGTCGCGGGCATCGGCGGCTACGGCAACTGCCTGGGCCTGCCCAACATCGGCGGCGAGGTCGTCTTCGACTCCTGCTACCAGGGCAACCCGCTGGTCAACGCCCTGTGCGTGGGTGTCATGAAGCACGAGGACATCCACCTGGCCAAGGCCTCCGGCCCCGGCAACAAGGTCATCCTCTACGGCGCCCGCACCGGCGGCGACGGCATCGGCGGTGTCTCGGTCCTGGCGTCCGAGACCTTCGACGACACGAAGCCGACGAAGCGCCCCGCCGTCCAGGTCGGTGACCCCTTCCAGGAGAAGCTCCTCATCGAGTGCACGCTCGAGGTCTTCAAGGAGAAGCTGGTCGCCGGCATCCAGGACCTCGGCGGCGCCGGTCTGTCCTGTGCCACCTCCGAGCTGGCCTCCGCCGGCTCCGGCGGTATGCGTATCGAGCTGGACACCGTTCCGCTGCGCGACGCGACGCTCTCGCCCGAGGAGATCCTCATGAGCGAGTCGCAGGAACGCATGTGCGCGATCGTCGAGCCGCAGCACGTCGACCGCTTCATGGAGATCTGCGAGAAGTGGGACGTCATCGCCACCGTCATCGGTGAGGTGACCGACGGCGAGCGCCTGGAGATCTTCTGGCACGGCGAGCAGATCGTGGACGTGCCCCCGGGCACCGTCGCCCACGAGGGCCCGACGTACCACCGCCCGTACGCCCGTCCGGACTGGCAGGACGCCCTGCAGGCCGACGACGCCGGCAAGCTGCCCCGCCCGCAGAACGCGGACGAGTTGCGCGAGCAGGTCCTCAAGCTGGTCGCCCACCCGAACCAGGCCTCCAAGTCCTGGATCACCGACCAGTACGACCGCTTCGTGCAGGGCAACACGATCCTGGCCCAGCCTGAGGACTCCGGCATGGTCCGTATCGACGAGGAGACCAACCTCGGTGTGGCCGTGGCGACCGACGGCAACGGACGGTACGCCAAGCTCGACCCGTACACCGGTGCCCAGCTGGCGCTGGCCGAGGCGTACCGCAACGTCGCCGCCTCCGGCGCCAAGCCGCTCGCCATCTCCGACTGCCTGAACTTCGGCTCGCCCGAGGACCCGGCCGTCATGTGGCAGTTCGCCGAGGCCACCCGTGGTCTCGCGGACGGCTGCCAGGTGCTCGGCACCCCGGTCACCGGCGGCAACGTCTCGCTCTACAACCAGACCGGCGACATCGCCATCCACCCGACCCCGGTGGTGGCCGTCCTCGGTGTGATCGACGACGTCACCCGCCGTACGCCGATCGCCTTCAAGGAAGAGGGCCAGCTCCTCTACCTGCTCGGCGACACCCGCGAGGAGTTCGGCGGCTCCGCCTGGTCCGAGGTCGTCCACAACCACCTCGGCGGTCTGCCGCCCAAGGTCGACCTGGACCGCGAGAAGCTGCTCGGCGAGATCCTGATCTCCGCCTCCCGCGACGGCATGATCGACGCGGCGCACGACCTGTCGGACGGCGGTCTGATCCAGGCGGTCACCGAGTCCTGCCTGCGTGGCGGCAAGGGTGCCCGGCTGGTGGTGCCGGACGGGCTCGACACCTTCACCTTCCTCTTCTCCGAGTCCGCGGGCCGCGCCGTCGTCGCGGTCCCGCGCAGCGAGGAGGTCCGCTTCAACGACATGTGCGGTGCGCGCGGCCTGCCCGCCACCCGCATCGGTGTCGTGGACGGCGAGTCGGTCGAGGTGCAGGGTGAGTTCGGCATCCCGCTGAGCGAGCTCCGCGACGCGCACGAGGCAGCCATCCCGGCGCTGCTCGCCTGA
- the purS gene encoding phosphoribosylformylglycinamidine synthase subunit PurS yields MARVVVDVMLKPEILDPQGQAVQRALPRLGFDGIADVRQGKRFELEVAGPVDDAALARIHEMAETFLANTVIEDFTVKVEESK; encoded by the coding sequence GTGGCACGCGTCGTAGTCGACGTCATGCTCAAGCCGGAGATCCTCGACCCGCAGGGACAGGCCGTGCAGCGTGCGCTGCCCCGTCTCGGCTTCGACGGGATCGCGGACGTCCGCCAGGGAAAGCGTTTCGAGCTCGAGGTCGCGGGGCCCGTCGATGACGCCGCCCTCGCCCGCATCCACGAGATGGCCGAAACCTTCCTCGCCAACACCGTCATCGAGGACTTCACCGTGAAGGTCGAGGAGTCCAAGTGA
- a CDS encoding response regulator transcription factor → MTVHVLLADDEHLIRGALAALLALEDDLTVVAEAASGPEALAMARAHRPDVAVLDLQMPGADGVSVATSLRAELPSCRTMIVTSHGRPGHLKRALAAGVRSFVPKTLSAQRLAEIIRTVHAGNRYVDPELAADAISAGDSPLTAREAEVLELAADGAPIAEIAERASLSPGTVRNYLSSAASKLGAENRHAAARLARARGWV, encoded by the coding sequence ATGACCGTGCACGTGCTGCTCGCCGATGACGAGCACCTCATCCGAGGCGCGCTCGCCGCGCTGCTCGCGCTGGAGGACGATCTGACCGTCGTCGCCGAGGCCGCCTCCGGGCCCGAGGCGCTCGCCATGGCGCGGGCGCACCGGCCCGATGTCGCGGTGCTGGATCTGCAGATGCCCGGCGCCGACGGCGTGAGCGTCGCCACATCGCTGCGGGCCGAGCTGCCGTCCTGCCGGACCATGATCGTGACCAGCCATGGCCGCCCGGGGCACCTCAAGCGCGCCCTCGCCGCGGGCGTCCGCAGCTTCGTACCAAAGACCCTCAGCGCCCAGCGCCTCGCCGAGATCATCCGCACCGTCCACGCCGGAAACCGCTACGTGGACCCGGAGTTGGCCGCCGACGCGATCTCGGCCGGGGACTCGCCGCTGACCGCCCGGGAGGCGGAAGTGCTGGAGCTGGCGGCCGACGGGGCGCCCATCGCGGAGATCGCCGAGCGGGCTTCGCTCTCCCCGGGGACGGTACGGAACTACCTCTCCTCGGCTGCCTCGAAGCTCGGCGCCGAGAACCGCCACGCGGCGGCGCGTCTCGCTCGCGCCCGGGGTTGGGTATAG